Below is a window of Coregonus clupeaformis isolate EN_2021a chromosome 15, ASM2061545v1, whole genome shotgun sequence DNA.
ctcttgccaaagTTGATCTGGAGCCAGGCTAAAGAGACACAGAGGTGGAGGATAAAATATATATTATGATTTTGGATCATTCAGCAGTCATAGCTCCTATCTAGGTCCAGGACCAGACCAGGAAAAACTATGGGCCGTAGTCAAATCCAGTGATCAGGAAAATCTCCTGGCCTCATCCGTAGTCCATCGACAGGAGTGGTAGACCTGACGTCTCTGTAGTCATCATCCCCCATCATGTGATAGCATGGTGGCCAATGCTTTGTAAACTAACACAGTTACCACCACACTGGAAATGTTCCTTAGAATGGCACATGCCTGCTATTCAGTTCAACCTCTAAGACTGGATCAAGCTGGTTTGAGCTAAAAGGTCATTATATCCCAGACATGTCTTAgtggaaaaaataaaaataaaaatatatatatatattgtcacgtacagataggtgcagtgaaatgtgttgttttacagggtcagccatagtagtacagtgcCCCTGGAGCCAATCAGGGTTAAGtatctcctgagtggcacagtggtctaaggcactgcatcgcagtgttagctgtgccactagagatcctggttcgaatccaggctctgtcgtagccggccgtgactgggagatccatggggcggggcacaattggcgtaggggagggaatgtagttcagttggtagagcatggcgtttgcaacgccagggttgtgggttcgattccccaaaaagaatgtatgcactcactaactataagagcgtctgctaaaatataaatgtaaagtaTAAttaggcccgagggggtgtggtattgggccaatataccacggctaagggctgttcttacgcactgCACAACGCGTAGTGCCTGGAtccagcccttagccatggtatattggcagtataccacaaacacccgaggtgccttattgctattatgaactggttaccaatgtaattagagcagtaaaaataccacagctgtcagccaatcagcattcagggctcgaaccacccagtttataacaaGAAAAAGACAGAAACAAGCAACAACTTGTGTATACAAAAACAACATGACATGACAACACAATTAACTGGTTAAAAGGTTGATTGTTTACTAATTAAAACCTTTATCTTCAGAGAGTAGAGTCCCCTGGACTATCAAGAGGGAGGCAATTGACTTCAACATTGCATAGCAAACATACAGTACTACAGGAGGATGTACTTGCAAGAGCACAACACTGACTTCATTTCAGAGTATACACTTTATAGAATAGAGTATCGCTGTCTTACAGCTGAGAGACACAAACTGCTATGGCAGCATTGATGACGATACAGTCTTGAGGATTTCCCTCGTATGAAAAGCATCCACCACTCTAACAAGCAGTATCCTCTACTGCTCATCTCACAAACTGAGATAGGTCACAGATTGAAGCGGTCACAGATAGATCCAGAACACCACAACTACCGCGAGGTGTCATCATCACGCGTATGAGGCCACCGCCACGAGGACCTGCATGGCCATGGAGACACAGGGCACTTGGGCGACGACATAGGCCAGGGAGCGTGTGGGCGCCCGCAGGACACACAGGTAGGCCACTGTGTGGAGCACCCGGAACAGGAAGAAGACCAGGAAGTGAGCGCGGGCCACGGCAAGCGACGGGCCAATCAGGGAGTAGACTGCCCCCAGGAACAGGAAGGGGAAGATATTCTCCATGTCGTTACGGTGAGCCCTGAAACACACGAGAGAGAATATTACATTTCATGTTTTTATATTAATTTATTGGATATAGTCATATTTATTATCATGGAGGTATGGATTTTTACATTAATAACTAAGCTGTTTGCACTCAACAAGTTGCCAAGAATAACTTGGATACACACAACAGCTCTCCACGCTCACACATCAGAAGGTCATTCCTGGAGCTTACTTCCTGGAGCTTACGGTACGGTCGTCTGACTCAGCCGTCTGGCACTGACCCAAGCAGTGAAAACCCCCACTTCCGCTGTGATTACTCCACACACATGCAACTTTCTCCATTAGCCAACATAAGGGAGGGGTTTAGCCTACTGAGTAACAGAAGGAAATACCTCTATGACCAAGGggagtacacacatacacacacacacacacacacacacacacacatacacacacatatacacacacacacacacatacacacacatatacacacacacacacacacatacacacacacataaacatacacacacacacacacacacacacatacacacacacacacacatacacacacatacagttgaagtcggaagtttacatacaccttagccaaatacatttacagtgagggaaaaaagtatttgatcccctgctgattttgtatgtttgcccactgacaaagacatgatcagtctataattttaatggtaggtttatttgaacagtgagagacagaataacaacaaaaaaatccagaaaaatgcatgtcaaaaatgttataaattgatttgcattttaatgagggaaataagtatttgacccctttgcaaaacatgacttagtacttggtggcaaaacccttgttggcaatcacagaggtcagacgtttcttgtagttggccaccaggtttgcacacatctcaggagggattttgacccactcctctttgcagatcttctccaagtcattaaggtttcgaggctgacgtttggcaactcgaaccttcagctccctccacagactcctttgttgccttggccatgtgttttgggtcattgtcatgctggaatacccgtccacgacccattttcaatgccctagctgagggaaggaggttctcacccaagatttgactttacatgaccccgtccatcgtccgtttgatgcggtgaagttgtcctgtccccttagcagaaaaacacccccaaagcataatgtttccacctccatgtttgacggtgggaatggtgttcttgtggtcataggcagcattcctcctcctccaaacacggcgagttgagttgatggcaaagagctcgattttggtctcatctgaccacaacactttcacccagttctcctctgaatcattcagatgttcattggcaaacttcagatgggcctgtatatgtgctttcttgagcagggggaccttgcgggcgctgcaggatttcagtccttcacggcgtattgtgttaccaattgttctcttggtgactatggtcccagctgccttgagatcattgacaagaacctcccatgtagttctgggctgattcctcaccgttctcatgatcattgcaactccacgaggtgagatcttgcatggagccccaggccgagggagattgacagttcttttgtgtttcttccatttgcgaataattgcaccaactgttgtcaccttctcaccaagctgcttggcgatggtcttgtagcccattccagccttgtgtaggtctacaatcttgtccctgacatccttggagagctctttggtcttggccatggtggagagtttggaatctgattgattgattgcttctgtggacaggtgtttttttatacaggtaacaagctgagattaggagcactccctttaagagtgtgctcctaatctcagctcgttacctgtataaaagacacctaggagccagaaatctttctgattgagagggggtcaaatacttatttccctcattaaaatgcaaatcaatttataacatttttgacatgcgtttttctggattattttgttgttattctgtctctcactgttcaaataaacctaccattcaaattatatgatcatgtctttgtcagtgggcaaacgtacaaaatcagcaggggatcaaatacttttttccctcactgtaaactcagtttttcacaattcctgacatttaatcctagtaaaaattccctgttttaggtcagttagactttattttaagaatgtgaaatgtcagaataatagtagagagaatgatttatttcagcttttatttctttcatcacattcccagtgggtcagaagtttacatacactcaattagtatttggtagcattacctttatattgttgaacttgggtcaaacgtttcgggtagccttccacaagcttcccacaataagttgggtgaattttggcccattcctcctgacagagctggtgtaactgagtcaggtttgtaggcctccttgcttgcacacgctttttcagttctgcacacaaatgttctataggattgaggtcagggctttgtgatggccactcaaataccttgactttgttgtccttaagccatttcgccacatctttggaagtattcttggggtcattgtccatttggaagacccatttgcgaccaagctttaacttcctgactgatgtcttgatatgttgcttcaatatatccgcataattttccttcctcatgataccatctattttgtgaagtgcacaagtctctcctgcagcaaagcacccccacagcatgatgctgccacccccgtccttcacggttgggatggtgtgctTCGGCTTGctagtaccccctttttcctccaaacataacgatggtcattatggccaaacagttctgtttttgtttcatcagaccagaggacatttctccagaaagtactatctttgtccccatgtgcagttgcaaaactgtagtctggatttttttatggcggttttggagcagtggcttcttccttgctgagcggcttttcaggttatgtcgatataggacttgttttactgtggatatagatacttttgtacctgtttcctccagcatcttcaaaaggtcctttgctgttgttctgggattgatgctgtcttttgattttcccatgatgtcaagcaaagaggcactgagtttgaaggtatgccttgaaatacatccacaggtacacctccaattgactcaaatgatgtcaattagcctattagaagcttctaaagccatgaaatcattttctggaatttaccaagctgtttaaaggcacagtcaacttagtgcatgtaaacttctgacccactggaattgtgatacagtgaattataagtgaaataatctgtctgtaaacaattgttggaaaaattacttgtgtcatgcacaaagtagatgtcctaaccgacttgccaaaacgatagtttcttaaaaagaaatttgtggagtggttgacaaacgagttttaatgactccaatttaagtgtatgtaaactttagacttcaactgtacatacatatacacatacacatatacacatacacacacacacacacacacatacacacacatacacacacacacacacacacacacatacacacatacacacaagtagGTTGAGCGTGGAAACCCTCCATTACAAAAGTCTGGGAGTACCTGCTTATTCAGGTCTCTTTCTAAAAATGAATCACTTCCTCTCTTCTGACATTCACTCAAGAGAAA
It encodes the following:
- the ptges gene encoding prostaglandin E synthase codes for the protein MLENEVFSCFVFYSVLLVIKMYIIAIITGQVRLRKKGFANPEDAQRHGGVQYYREDPDVERCRRAHRNDMENIFPFLFLGAVYSLIGPSLAVARAHFLVFFLFRVLHTVAYLCVLRAPTRSLAYVVAQVPCVSMAMQVLVAVASYA